In Juglans microcarpa x Juglans regia isolate MS1-56 chromosome 4S, Jm3101_v1.0, whole genome shotgun sequence, a single window of DNA contains:
- the LOC121262901 gene encoding aldehyde oxidase GLOX1-like, producing MARTHVMLSFLAWQLILLSAKPYLTHAAGGSWQLLQKSIGITAMHMQLLKNDRVIIFDRTDFGKSNLSLPGGKCRTVPKDCTAHSAEYSVITNTFRALFVQTDVWCSSGAVMPDGRLIQTGGFNSGERRVRTFVPCTGCDWTEIPNGLAASRWYATNHILPGGRQIIIGGRKQFNYEFYPKSSGAPNLYSFPFLSQTNDANIENNLYPFVFLNVDGNLFIFANNRAILLDYAANKVVKTYPAIPGGDPRCYPSTGSAVLLPLKNLQASSVEAEVLVCGGAPKGAYTQANKGNFVEALNTCARIKITDPNPQWVMETMPKARIMGDMTLLPNGKVLIINGASAGTAGWEIGRNPVLNPVIYRPDNKLGSRFELQNPSTIPRMYHSSAILLRDGRVLVGGSNPHSGYVFTNVLYPTELSLEAFYPPYLDAQFSKLRPQIVSPPSQTKLNPGRKLAVRFSVAGALAQNQVSVTVVSPSFTTHSFSMNQRLLVLGAETVTKLGNSTYEVQVTTPAGSGYLAPSGYYLLFVVHQDIPSEGIWVKLQ from the coding sequence ATGGCACGAACTCATGTGATGCTTTCCTTCCTCGCCTGGCAACTGATCCTCCTCTCTGCCAAACCTTATCTTACCCACGCCGCTGGCGGGAGCTGGCAACTCTTGCAAAAGAGCATCGGTATTACAGCCATGCACATGCAACTCCTCAAAAACGACCGCGTCATCATTTTCGACCGCACCGACTTCGGTAAATCGAACCTGTCCCTGCCCGGCGGTAAATGCCGAACCGTCCCGAAAGACTGCACTGCTCACTCTGCCGAGTATAGCGTCATCACCAATACCTTCCGAGCACTTTTCGTCCAAACAGACGTTTGGTGCTCCTCGGGGGCAGTCATGCCCGATGGCCGTCTGATCCAAACCGGTGGATTCAACAGTGGTGAACGGAGAGTCAGGACATTCGTACCCTGCACCGGCTGTGACTGGACAGAGATACCCAACGGATTAGCAGCTTCGCGATGGTACGCCACTAATCATATTCTTCCCGGCGGACGGCAGATTATAATCGGCGGGAGAAAACAGTTTAACTATGAGTTTTATCCTAAGAGCAGTGGCGCACCTAATTTGTACAGTTTTCCATTTCTATCGCAAACCAACGACGCAAACATAGAGAACAATCTGTACCCATTTGTGTTTCTTAACGTTGACGGGAATTTATTCATCTTCGCAAATAATCGAGCTATTTTGCTCGACTATGCCGCCAACAAGGTCGTGAAGACGTACCCGGCCATACCGGGCGGCGATCCGAGGTGTTACCCGAGCACTGGCTCCGCAGTGTTGCTTCCACTCAAGAATCTGCAAGCCTCGTCTGTAGAAGCTGAAGTTCTGGTTTGTGGTGGAGCTCCAAAAGGGGCCTACACCCAAGCCAACAAGGGTAACTTCGTGGAAGCTTTGAACACCTGCGCCAGGATCAAAATCACCGACCCAAATCCCCAGTGGGTCATGGAGACCATGCCTAAGGCCAGAATCATGGGCGACATGACTCTGCTTCCAAACGGAAAAGTCTTGATAATCAACGGCGCATCCGCAGGGACGGCTGGATGGGAAATTGGTCGAAACCCAGTCTTGAATCCTGTCATTTACCGACCTGACAACAAGTTGGGTTCACGTTTCGAGCTACAAAACCCGAGCACGATACCTCGGATGTATCATTCGTCGGCCATTTTGCTTCGGGATGGTCGAGTTCTCGTTGGTGGCAGCAACCCTCATTCGGGTTACGTATTCACCAACGTGCTGTACCCTACAGAACTAAGTTTAGAGGCATTTTACCCTCCATATTTGGACGCACAATTCTCAAAATTGCGTCCACAAATTGTATCACCCCCATCCCAGACCAAACTTAACCCTGGCAGAAAGCTAGCAGTTCGCTTTTCAGTCGCCGGAGCTCTGGCTCAAAATCAGGTCTCTGTGACGGTGGTGTCGCCGTCTTTTACCACGCACTCGTTCTCCATGAATCAAAGGTTGCTGGTACTTGGTGCGGAGACGGTGACAAAACTTGGGAATTCTACGTATGAAGTCCAGGTTACTACACCGGCCGGCTCGGGCTATCTTGCACCATCCGGATATTATCTTCTGTTTGTGGTTCATCAAGATATTCCTAGCGAGGGAATTTGGGTCAAACTACAGTGA
- the LOC121262995 gene encoding uncharacterized protein LOC121262995 → MDGEDKKCGSKKRLKPAEIGFEADEDEPIGSLLKLKRPRNAKKVKSGLESGGDGLRKFEVREVKLEVEAENLGEMDDTLASFRKKLRGPKKDSGSGIVRGRSSSLNVVDSSDRSLNGPTNNGGLDEKLISKVVGEVHVMGDDGSDMTMDVGVANKCKGKVKKPKINSVPKTAGYVAFTTDLESLGSGCSSWREQESNLWPGEGPDQFVDEPLEDSISAFVRKAQSGTRKYRASSSSKQKTEDETLEDGFSPCSESVSGVSKPVTGRRLRSGSTSKLDCNGLKSRNERSDDCSSQVSDFVEENHDSNRRLPSNSAVKLESMKPNDNRHRLSSEVILEVPPPVSPTSISLLEGSKMRLQRTLVVQMLKEDLK, encoded by the coding sequence ATGGATGGGGAGGATAAGAAGTGCGGGTCCAAGAAAAGATTGAAGCCGGCTGAGATTGGTTTTGAGGCGGATGAGGATGAGCCAATTGGGTCTTTGCTCAAGTTGAAGAGACCCCGAAATGCTAAGAAGGTCAAGTCAGGGTTAGAGAGTGGCGGTGATGGGCTCAGGAAGTTTGAAGTTAGAGAAGTGAAATTGGAGGTTGAGGCTGAAAATTTGGGCGAAATGGATGATACTTTGGCGAGTTTCAGGAAGAAGTTGAGGGGTCCAAAGAAAGACAGTGGATCTGGAATTGTTAGGGGAAGGAGTTCTTCTTTGAATGTAGTGGATTCTTCTGATAGATCATTGAATGGGCCTACAAACAATGGGGGATTGGATGAAAAACTGATATCTAAGGTTGTGGGGGAAGTTCATGTAATGGGCGATGATGGTTCTGATATGACCATGGATGTAGGGGTAGCAAACAAGTGTAAAGGGAAAGTTAAGAAACCCAAGATAAATTCAGTACCGAAAACAGCTGGTTATGTTGCATTTACTACTGATTTAGAGTCTCTGGGATCTGGATGTAGTTCTTGGAGGGAGCAAGAGTCTAATTTGTGGCCTGGGGAAGGTCCTGATCAGTTTGTGGATGAGCCTTTGGAAGACTCGATATCAGCATTTGTTCGCAAGGCACAATCTGGCACTAGGAAATATCGTGCATCTTCAAGTTCAAAGCAGAAAACGGAAGATGAGACTTTGGAGGATGGTTTCAGCCCTTGCTCTGAAAGTGTTTCGGGGGTTTCTAAGCCTGTGACCGGAAGGAGACTTAGATCTGGTTCTACCTCAAAACTTGACTGCAATGGTTTGAAATCCAGAAATGAAAGATCTGATGACTGTTCTTCTCAAGTTTCTGACTTCGTTGAAGAGAATCATGATTCAAATAGAAGGCTTCCTTCTAATTCAGCAGttaaactggagagtatgaaaCCCAATGACAATAGACACCGATTATCTTCCGAAGTTATTTTAGAGGTTCCACCTCCAGTTTCACCAACTTCAATATCCCTTCTAGAGGGATCCAAGATGAGGCTACAGAGGACCCTTGTGGTTCAAATGCTCAAGGAggatctaaaataa
- the LOC121263159 gene encoding V-type proton ATPase subunit c1-like, giving the protein MSHGDETAPFFGFLGAAAALVFSCMGAAYGTAKSGVGVASMGVMRPELVMKSIVPVVMAGVLGIYGLIIAVIISTGINPKAKPYYLFDGYAHFSSGLSCGLAGLSAGMAIGVVGDAGVRANAQQPKLFVGMILILIFAEALALYGLIVGIILSSRAGQSRAE; this is encoded by the exons ATGTCTCACGGTGATGAGACCGCCCCATTCTTCGGCTTCCTGGGCGCTGCGGCCGCCCTCGTCTTCTCCT GTATGGGAGCTGCGTACGGAACTGCAAAGAGTGGGGTAGGCGTGGCGTCGATGGGTGTGATGAGGCCGGAGCTGGTGATGAAGTCTATCGTGCCGGTGGTCATGGCTGGAGTGTTGGGTATCTACGGTCTTATCATTGCCGTCATCATCAGCACCGGGATTAACCCTAAGGCCAAACCCTATTACCTCTTCGATGGCTACGCACATTTCTCCTCCGGTCTCTCTTGTGGCCTCGCCGGCCTCTCTGCCGGCATGGCTATTGGAGTCGTTGGTGACGCCGGTGTTCG AGCAAATGCACAACAGCCAAAGCTCTTTGTTGGGATGATCCTCATTCTTATTTTTGCTGAAGCATTGGCGCTCTATGGTCTTATTGTCGGCATCATCCTCTCTTCTCGAGCTGGTCAGTCAAGAGCTGAATGA
- the LOC121262799 gene encoding LOW QUALITY PROTEIN: lysine-specific histone demethylase 1 homolog 3-like (The sequence of the model RefSeq protein was modified relative to this genomic sequence to represent the inferred CDS: inserted 2 bases in 2 codons): protein MFNTSIVVQDVVEMPNSISGPEKMEEVNEFGEGNSDRGFRDSLTQHSEGVLITHVSNADLEVSETCCEGELLNKSCKCTSQEICNSVSRKTFEVSSKFVSQNSSCHVKMGETCSACDDLKMCTDEPDLTSDSLQKNDSFPFIQNQTSEDLSKGIHVRSHNYHSVGEEVCRGSSPSITRDENENYPEDIIPVPDCKSKDKKLSSGQRAGRRPKKHRHGDMAYXGDADWENLLNEKGFLESQGVIESEHSFGTRVKCDTSSNTSAEMIENGGAAAVSAGLKTHAVGPGEKIKFKEVLKRKGGLQEYLEYRNQILSLWSKDVSRILPLADCGVSDTSFEGEPPRATLIREIYAFLDHNGYINVGIASEKERAETNARHNYQLLKQKNIEETSGATVADLEDGVSFIVGQVKSSETSMEAKSDVIIENEKQMCEATKDKRRGTPVALELSDMIEREECLSTGPSCEMLDSGTDPAITPELKNDSRTICSSDDHIKGTHSLQCDSEFRKKIIVVGAGPAGLTAARHLQRQGFSVTILEARSRIGGRVFTDCSSLSVPVDLGASIITGVEADVATERRPDPSSLVCAQLGLELTVLNSDCPLYDIVTGQKVPAVLDEALEAEYNSLLDDMVLLVAQQGEHAMRMSLEDGLEYALMRRRLARLGTREETEVHSSVNAFFDAEKGSVDGSFPQRHCSKEEILTPLERRVMDWHFANLEYGCAARLKQISLPYWNQDDVYGGFGGAHCMIKXGYSTVIESLGEGLAIHLNHAVTDISYDTKDSGTNGSQCYRVKVSTSNGSGFFGDAVLVTVPLGCLKEETIKFSPPLPQWKHFSIQRLGFGVLNKVVLEFPEVFWDDSVDYFGATAEDTNRRGQCFMFWNVRKTVGAPVLIALVVGKAAIDGQNMSSSDHVNHALMVLRKLFGEASVPDPVASVVTDWGRDPYSYGAYSYVAVGASGEDYDLLGRPVDNCLFFAGEATCKEHPDTVGGAMMSGLREAVRIIDIFSSGHDYTAEVEAMEAVHRHSDFERDEVRDITKRLDAVDISNVLYKNSLDGAHILTREALLQEMFFKAKTTAGRLHVAKELLDLSVETLKFFAGTKEGLTTLNSWILDSMGKDGTQLLRHCVRLLVLVSTDLLAVRLSGIGKTVKEKVCVHTSRDIRAVASQLVNVWLEVFRKEKASNGGLKLRQGSAVDSARRKSLKDPLIGKPPLHTHHGALENKGGLQVFASAGSHLHLNANVKKVSGRAVKLEAANDSKLDFTSRSQGPTDTLDTEPEDSNTAISEEERAAFAAAEAARAAALAAAEAYASEAKCNTSLQLPKIPSFHKFARRDQYVQIDEFDTRRKWSGGVLGRQDCISEIDSRNCKVRNWSVDFSAACVNFDSSKVSADNLSQRSHSNEIASHLNFREHSGESVAVDSSIYTKAWVDSAGSVGIKDNHAIDRWQSQAAAADSDFFCSNEEDSNTSWRLPTWKHDRLANESSISQVTVNKESVKNHPRGADRIKQAVVDYVASLLMPLYKARKIDKEGYKSIMKKTATKVMEQASDAEKFMVVSEFLDFKRKNKIRSFVDKLIERHMAIKSDVKS from the exons ATGTTTAACACAAGCATTGTGGTGCAGGATGTTGTAGAAATGCCAAATTCTATCTCTGGTCCAGAAAAGATGGAAGAGGTCAATGAGTTTGGCGAGGGCAACTCTGACAGGGGTTTTAGGGATTCATTGACCCAACACTCAGAGGGCGTTTTGATAACACATGTATCAAATGCAGACCTTGAAGTTTCTGAGACTTGCTGTGAAGGTGAATTGTTGAACAAATCATGCAAATGCACTTCCCAGGAAATTTGCAATTCGGTTTCTAGAAAAACTTTTGAGGTTTCATCGAAATTTGTCTCTCAAAATTCATCTTGCCATGTGAAGATGGGAGAAACTTGCAGTGCTTGTGATGATCTTAAAATGTGCACCGATGAGCCAGACCTTACTTCAGATTCTCTGCAAAAGAATGATTCTTTTCCCTTCATTCAAAATCAAACCTCAGAAGATCTGTCAAAAGGTATTCATGTTCGTAGCCACAATTATCATTCAGTCGGTGAAGAGGTTTGTAGAGGTTCTTCTCCATCTATAACTcgagatgaaaatgaaaattaccCAGAAGATATTATACCTGTGCCTGATTGCAAAAGCAAAGATAAAAAGCTATCATCTGGCCAGCGTGCTGGACGCAGGCCTAAGAAGCATAGGCATGGAGATATGGCTT GAGGGGATGCTGATTGGGagaatttattaaatgagaaaggTTTTCTCGAAAGTCAGGGTGTTATAGAGAGTGAGCATTCTTTTGGAACAAGAGTGAAGTGTGATACATCTTCAAATACTTCTGCGGAGATGATTGAAAATGGTGGTGCAGCAGCAGTATCAGCTGGACTGAAAACTCATGCAGTTGGTCCAGGTGAGAAGATTAAATTTAAGGAGGTCTTGAAGCGGAAAGGTGGCCTCCAGGAATATTTGGAGTACAG GAATCAGATATTAAGTCTTTGGAGTAAAGATGTTAGCCGCATTTTACCACTTGCTGACTGTGGGGTCTCTGATACTTCTTTTGAGGGTGAGCCACCACGCGCTACACTTATTAGGGAGATCTATGCATTTCTTGATCATAAT GGTTATATAAATGTTGGAATTGCTTCTGAGAAGGAGAGAGCAGAAACTAATGCTAGGCATAACTATCAGCTtctgaaacaaaaaaatattgaggaGACTTCTGGAGCTACAGTTGCAGATTTAGAGGATGGAGTTTCTTTTATTGTTGGTCAGGTTAAGAGTTCTGAAACTTCAATGGAAGCAAAGAGTGATGTtattattgaaaatgaaaagcagATGTGTGAAGCTACTAAAGATAAGAGACGTGGTACTCCGGTTGCACTTGAATTATCTGATATGATAGAACGTGAAGAATGCCTAAGTACTGGTCCATCATGTGAAATGCTGGATAGTGGAACAGACCCTGCCATCACACCTGAGCTAAAGAATGACTCACGTACCATTTGTTCCTCAGATGATCACATTAAGGGGACTCACTCTCTGCAATGTGATTCAGAGTTCAGAAAGAAAATCATTGTTGTAGGAGCTGGTCCTGCTGGCTTAACTGCTGCACGCCATTTGCAACGTCAGGGTTTTTCTGTAACCATTCTTGAAGCTAGGAGCAGGATAGGGGGTAGAGTCTTCACAGACTGTTCATCTCTGTCTGTTCCAGTGGATCTTGGTGCTAGCATTATTACTGGTGTTGAGGCTGATGTGGCCACTGAAAGAAGACCAGATCCTTCCTCATTGGTTTGTGCTCAATTGGGCCTTGAGTTGACTGTATTAAATAGTGATTGCCCTCTTTATGATATTGTTACGGGTCAAAAAGTTCCTGCTGTTCTGGATGAAGCATTGGAAGCAGAATACAACAGCCTTCTTGATGATATGGTGTTGCTTGTTGCCCAACAGGGGGAACATGCAATGAGAATGTCTCTTGAGGATGGCTTAGAATATGCCCTTATGAGGCGTCGTTTGGCACGATTAGGAACAAGGGAAGAAACTGAAGTGCACAGTTCAGTGAATGCTTTCTTTGATGCTGAAAAAGGTAGCGTTGATGGCAGTTTTCCACAGAGGCATTGCTCTAAAGAAGAGATTTTGACACCTCTGGAGAGGAGGGTTATGGATTGGCATTTTGCAAACTTAGAGTATGGCTGTGCTGCTCGGCTTAAGCAAATATCTCTTCCCTACTGGAACCAAGATGATGTTTATGGAGGATTTGGAGGAGCTCATTGTATGATTA GGGGTTACAGCACTGTTATTGAGTCTCTTGGAGAAGGACTTGCCATTCACCTGAACCATGCGGTCACAGATATTTCATATGACACCAAGGACTCTGGAACTAATGGTAGTCAGTGTTATAGAGTCAAAGTTTCTACGTCAAATGGCAGTGGATTTTTTGGAGATGCTGTCCTAGTTACAGTGCCACTTGGATGCTTGAAAGAAGAAACCATAAAGTTTTCCCCACCTTTGCCCCAATGGAAGCATTTTTCAATCCAGCGGCTTGGTTTTGGAGTTCTTAATAAAGTGGTTTTGGAGTTTCCAGAAGTGTTTTGGGATGATTCTGTGGATTACTTTGGAGCAACTGCAGAGGACACAAACCGGAGGGGCCAGTGCTTCATGTTCTGGAATGTCAGGAAAACAGTTGGGGCTCCTGTTCTTATAGCTTTAGTGGTTGGCAAGGCAGCTATAGATGGCCAAAATATGAGCTCATCTGATCATGTAAACCATGCGTTAATGGTTCTCCGTAAACTTTTTGGAGAGGCTTCAGTTCCTGATCCGGTTGCATCGGTAGTGACAGACTGGGGCAGGGATCCTTATAGCTATGGTGCTTACTCCTATGTTGCAGTTGGAGCATCTGGAGAAGATTATGATTTATTGGGCAGGCCTGTAGATAACTGTTTGTTTTTTGCTGGTGAAGCCACCTGTAAGGAGCATCCTGACACAGTTGGTGGTGCAATGATGAGTGGGCTACGGGAAGCAGTGCGTATAATTGACATATTCAGTAGTGGGCATGATTACACTGCAGAAGTAGAGGCAATGGAGGCTGTACATAGACACAGTGACTTTGAGAGAGATGAAGTTAGGGACATAACAAAGAGGCTTGATGCAGTCGATATATCTAATGTTCTATACAAGAACTCTTTGGATGGAGCACATATTTTGACAAGGGAAGCTTTATTACAGGAGATGTTCTTTAAGGCAAAAACCACTGCTGGACGATTGCACGTGGCCAAAGAGTTATTGGATCTTTCCGTTGAAACCTTGAAATTCTTTGCTGGGACCAAAGAAGGGCTTACTACACTCAACTCATGGATACTG GACTCAATGGGGAAGGATGGGACTCAACTCTTGCGGCACTGTGTTCGTCTACTTGTGCTTGTTTCAACTGATTTACTTGCTGTGCGCTTGTCAg GCATAGGGAAAACagtgaaagaaaaagtttgtGTACATACTAGCCGTGATATACGTGCAGTAGCAAGTCAGCTGGTTAATGTGTGGCTCGAAGTCTTTCGCAAGGAAAAAGCTTCTAATGGTGGATTAAAGTTGAGGCAAGGAAGTGCTGTAGATTCAGCAAGGAGAAAATCTCTTAAAGATCCATTAATAGGAAAGCCGCCTCTGCACACACATCATGGTGCTTTAGAGAATAAAGGAGGCTTGCAGGTCTTTGCATCTGCTGGAAGTCATTTACATTTGAATGCAAATGTGAAGAAAGTGAGTGGTAGAGCAGTCAAACTCGAAGCTGCAAATGACTCAAAATTGGATTTTACATCAAGGTCCCAAGGTCCAACAGACACACTGGATACTGAGCCCGAGGACAGCAACACTGCTATTTCTGAAGAAGAACGAGCTGCCTTTGCAGCTGCAGAAGCAGCTCGTGCGGCAGCACTTGCAGCTGCTGAG GCATATGCGTCAGAGGCCAAGTGTAACACATCGTTGCAGCTACCTAAGATACCGTCATTTCACAAGTTTGCTAGACGGGATCAATATGTCCAGATTGATGAATTTGATACTCGAAGGAAGTGGTCTGGTGGTGTTTTGGGAAGACAAGATTGTATATCAGAAATAGACTCCAGGAACTGCAAAGTTAGGAACTGGTCAGTTGATTTTTCTGCTGCTTGTGTGAACTTTGATAGTTCAAAAGTTTCGGCGGATAACCTCTCACAGAGGAGCCATTCAAATGAGATTGCTAGCCATTTGAACTTCAGAGAGCACTCTGGGGAAAGCGTGGCTGTGGACAGCAGTATTTATACTAAAGCATGGGTTGATTCGGCTGGCAGTGTCGGGATAAAGGACAACCATGCCATTGACAGATGGCAATCTCAAGCAGCTGCTGCCGATTCTGATTTCTTTTGCTCAAATGAGGAAGATTCGAACACAAGTTGGAGACTACCCACCTGGAAGCATGATAGACTGGCAAATGAGAGTTCTATCTCACAAGTTACAGTAAACAAGGAATCTGTAAAAAATCATCCTCGAGGGGCAGATCGCATTAAACAGGCTGTTGTAGATTATGTTGCATCATTGCTCATGCCCCTTTATAAGGCAAGAAAAATTGATAAGGAGGGATACAAGTCAATTATGAAGAAAACTGCAACTAAG GTCATGGAGCAGGCCAGTGATGCAGAGAAATTCATGGTTGTTTCAGAGTTTCTTGATTTCAAGCGCAAGAACAAG ATCCGTTCCTTTGTGGACAAATTGATTGAGAGGCACATGGCAATCAAGTCAGACGTGAAATCTTGA